One part of the Sorangiineae bacterium MSr11954 genome encodes these proteins:
- a CDS encoding response regulator yields the protein MNLRSDPKTREARAASVDLHALVREVLIAKRAVILAAGQHVTLELNARRSLVKGEREAVRELVAHGLESVMVAAVRGDKILVTSALGEDRVKLRMTCHERVFETEFASAGHLERPVSTGTMGVPAVAPSAPVLAGTRTVLVVDDDLDTVSLLRRVLERRGYEVLGATSLAEALLIARKQPFDVLISDVGLPDGSGVELMERLGRPRHAIALTGVSSEEDTARIRAAGFRQHLTKPVSLSTLEASISELLKSA from the coding sequence ATGAATCTACGGAGCGACCCGAAGACCCGCGAAGCACGCGCAGCCTCGGTCGACCTCCATGCGCTGGTGCGCGAGGTTCTCATCGCGAAGCGGGCCGTCATCCTCGCCGCGGGGCAGCACGTGACCCTGGAGCTCAATGCGCGCCGCTCGCTCGTGAAAGGCGAGCGCGAAGCGGTGCGGGAGCTCGTCGCGCACGGGCTCGAGAGCGTGATGGTGGCTGCCGTTCGAGGCGACAAAATCCTGGTGACCAGCGCCCTGGGCGAAGACCGCGTGAAGCTTCGTATGACGTGCCACGAGCGCGTGTTCGAGACCGAGTTCGCGAGCGCAGGCCACCTCGAACGCCCGGTATCGACCGGCACGATGGGCGTCCCGGCCGTCGCGCCCAGCGCCCCCGTCCTCGCGGGTACGCGCACGGTGCTGGTGGTCGACGACGATCTCGACACCGTGTCGCTCTTGCGGCGCGTGCTCGAGCGGCGCGGCTACGAGGTGCTCGGCGCAACGAGCTTGGCGGAGGCCCTGCTCATCGCGCGCAAGCAGCCTTTCGACGTGTTGATCAGCGACGTAGGGCTGCCCGACGGCAGCGGTGTCGAATTGATGGAGCGGCTGGGGCGACCGCGTCACGCGATCGCGCTCACGGGGGTGAGCTCGGAGGAAGATACCGCGCGCATTCGCGCTGCAGGATTCCGGCAGCACCTCACCAAACCCGTGAGCCTCTCGACCCTGGAAGCATCCATCTCCGAGTTGCTCAAATCGGCATAA
- a CDS encoding mechanosensitive ion channel family protein, giving the protein MLAFHAVFRFLFSALAAFATLLALAHPAYAGPNDGLPKTNATLDRSTPRRAMAGFIDAAHAGDYERAANYLDLRSIPRFRQASEGPELARKLAYVLDRKVDVDLDRLPDEPEAREAIAGTAIVEDEPVNVSLARIKFPDGVPRWVIARSSVAMIPPLYAAFGPSEWADRFPPILVRVAFLGNALWQWLALVLLAVGGYLGARALAALLIALAQRFAQRTKTTSDNALVETARRPLRGVLFVLIVRQMLPELHLTAAAEDAVHHVAYTLLVIAVTWFVLRAISIGAEWAEERLPSGSQLELKHRAVQTQLELLRRVMSVVIVIIAIAVGLMQFEFVRNVGVSLLASAGVAGIALGVAAQKSLAGIIAGIQLSLSQPIRIGDSVVVEKEMGHIEEINLTYVVVRLWDERRLVVPMTRFLEQPFENWSRNSTEILGTVFLHVDFATPIDRLRVELRRICEGSPNWDQRLCLLQVTDSTDRRMVLRCLVSAASASRAFDLRCEIREALIDFLRQLDGGRYHGNPRLDVQLSPPKADHEEPREATLPLPQV; this is encoded by the coding sequence ATGCTCGCGTTCCATGCGGTCTTTCGTTTCTTGTTTAGCGCGCTGGCGGCGTTCGCAACGCTTTTGGCGCTGGCGCATCCGGCGTACGCCGGTCCCAACGATGGATTGCCGAAAACGAACGCCACCCTCGACCGCTCGACACCGCGGCGGGCGATGGCGGGCTTCATCGACGCCGCGCACGCCGGGGACTACGAGCGTGCGGCGAACTACCTCGATTTGCGCAGCATCCCACGGTTCCGCCAAGCGAGTGAAGGACCGGAGCTCGCGCGCAAGCTCGCCTATGTGCTCGACCGAAAAGTCGACGTGGATCTCGACCGGCTCCCCGACGAGCCGGAGGCGCGCGAGGCGATCGCGGGCACCGCCATCGTCGAAGACGAGCCGGTCAATGTTTCGCTCGCGCGCATCAAGTTCCCCGACGGCGTTCCGCGATGGGTGATCGCGCGCAGCTCGGTGGCGATGATCCCGCCGCTCTACGCGGCCTTCGGTCCGTCGGAGTGGGCCGATCGCTTTCCGCCCATTTTGGTTCGGGTCGCCTTCCTCGGGAACGCGCTCTGGCAGTGGCTGGCGCTGGTGCTCCTGGCGGTGGGCGGCTATTTGGGCGCGCGGGCGCTGGCCGCCCTGCTCATCGCGCTGGCGCAGCGGTTCGCGCAGCGCACGAAGACGACGTCGGACAACGCGCTGGTCGAGACGGCGCGGCGCCCGCTTCGGGGGGTGCTCTTCGTGCTCATCGTGCGGCAGATGCTCCCCGAGCTGCACCTCACGGCGGCCGCCGAAGATGCGGTGCACCACGTGGCGTACACGTTGCTCGTGATCGCGGTGACGTGGTTCGTCCTTCGCGCCATTTCCATCGGCGCCGAGTGGGCGGAGGAGCGGCTCCCCAGCGGTTCGCAGTTGGAGCTGAAACACCGCGCGGTGCAGACGCAGCTGGAGCTGCTACGGCGCGTGATGTCCGTCGTCATCGTGATCATCGCCATCGCCGTCGGGCTCATGCAGTTCGAGTTCGTGCGCAACGTGGGCGTGTCGCTCTTGGCGTCGGCCGGGGTAGCGGGCATCGCGCTGGGCGTCGCGGCGCAAAAGTCGCTCGCGGGCATCATCGCCGGTATTCAGCTTTCGCTCTCGCAACCGATTCGTATTGGGGATTCGGTGGTGGTCGAGAAGGAAATGGGGCACATCGAAGAAATCAATTTGACCTATGTGGTCGTCCGGCTCTGGGACGAGCGGCGCCTGGTGGTGCCGATGACCCGTTTCCTCGAGCAGCCCTTCGAAAACTGGAGCCGCAACTCCACCGAAATCCTAGGGACGGTGTTCCTCCACGTCGACTTTGCGACCCCCATCGACCGATTGCGTGTCGAGCTCCGGCGCATCTGCGAAGGGAGCCCCAATTGGGATCAGCGACTGTGCCTGCTCCAGGTGACCGACTCCACCGACCGCCGCATGGTTTTGCGCTGCCTCGTCTCCGCCGCGAGCGCCAGCCGCGCCTTCGATCTCCGCTGCGAAATCCGCGAAGCGCTCATCGACTTTCTGCGCCAGCTCGACGGCGGCCGCTACCACGGCAACCCGCGCCTCGACGTTCAATTGTCCCCGCCAAAGGCAGACCACGAGGAGCCACGCGAGGCGACATTGCCGCTACCGCAGGTTTGA
- a CDS encoding protein kinase, whose translation MITPNVRLVRQIGEGGMASVWLAHHVGLDTQVAVKLMSPALACHQAAVERFTREARSAARIHHPNVVQILDYGVPSEPNGLPYIVMEYLEGTDLETRIHLRGRLSLEETASIVVQTTRALDKAHELRIVHRDIKPENIFLTSDGEEVFVKVLDFGIAKLLGRGDVSVTNTGATLGTPTYMSPEQMLSAKNVDYRCDLWALAVVTYEMLTGRKPFAGETYGAVCLAVNRGKFRPPSRYRRDIPGALDEWFTKALSRDPKKRFRSAREMGEAFLTAMGVQPRISRFGLSSSWRGSLMASYVTRHTGEKGIKRSSRIIPMVAAAALFAGALLAVTFARPWWRNSLNTAAAAPVTANVGGAMKAHPPERVTGPPPVREELAAKAAASATGSGSSAPGAGSGSSATNGTSATAGTPSSAGGSRGGASTSAAPTPPASNPPPPTGRTANKDPNTVIELGPNDAVAKAETVKPRAKVAKKNTKPAGESADGTETSVDQTAEDLGSSIDTSPPPAIHIEPPSSS comes from the coding sequence ATGATCACGCCGAATGTGCGGCTGGTGCGCCAGATCGGCGAAGGTGGCATGGCCAGCGTGTGGCTCGCCCATCATGTTGGGCTCGACACCCAGGTGGCGGTCAAACTGATGTCGCCGGCCTTGGCCTGTCATCAAGCCGCCGTGGAGCGCTTTACGCGAGAGGCGAGGTCGGCCGCGCGCATTCACCATCCGAACGTGGTGCAGATTCTGGACTACGGCGTTCCGTCGGAGCCCAACGGGCTTCCGTACATCGTGATGGAGTACCTCGAGGGGACCGATCTCGAGACCCGCATCCATCTGCGCGGGCGACTGAGTCTCGAGGAGACGGCGAGCATCGTGGTGCAGACCACGCGCGCGCTCGACAAGGCGCACGAGCTTCGCATCGTTCACCGCGATATCAAGCCGGAGAACATCTTCCTCACCAGCGACGGCGAAGAGGTCTTCGTCAAGGTGCTCGACTTCGGCATCGCCAAGCTGCTGGGGCGCGGTGACGTGAGCGTCACCAACACCGGCGCGACCCTCGGCACGCCCACGTACATGAGCCCGGAGCAGATGCTCAGCGCCAAGAACGTGGACTACCGCTGCGATCTCTGGGCGCTGGCGGTGGTCACCTACGAGATGCTCACCGGCCGCAAGCCCTTCGCCGGCGAGACGTACGGCGCCGTCTGCCTCGCGGTGAACCGCGGCAAATTCCGGCCGCCGAGCCGCTATCGCCGCGACATTCCGGGGGCGCTCGACGAGTGGTTCACGAAGGCGCTGTCGCGCGATCCCAAGAAGCGTTTCCGCTCGGCGCGCGAAATGGGCGAAGCGTTCCTGACGGCGATGGGGGTGCAGCCGCGCATCTCGCGCTTCGGTCTGAGCTCGTCGTGGCGGGGGTCGCTGATGGCCTCCTACGTGACGCGCCACACGGGCGAAAAAGGCATCAAGCGCTCCTCGCGCATCATTCCCATGGTCGCCGCCGCCGCCCTCTTCGCCGGGGCGCTCCTCGCCGTGACCTTTGCGCGTCCCTGGTGGCGCAACTCGCTCAACACGGCGGCCGCCGCGCCGGTGACGGCCAATGTCGGCGGCGCCATGAAGGCGCATCCGCCCGAGCGGGTGACCGGGCCTCCGCCCGTTCGCGAGGAGCTCGCGGCCAAGGCGGCGGCGTCTGCGACGGGCAGCGGCTCGTCCGCGCCGGGCGCGGGCAGCGGCTCGTCGGCGACGAACGGAACATCGGCAACGGCCGGCACGCCGTCATCGGCTGGCGGATCGCGCGGCGGTGCGAGCACCTCTGCGGCGCCGACCCCGCCCGCGAGCAACCCGCCTCCGCCCACCGGGCGCACGGCGAACAAAGATCCGAACACCGTGATCGAGCTCGGACCGAACGACGCAGTGGCCAAAGCCGAAACGGTGAAGCCGCGCGCAAAGGTGGCCAAGAAGAACACCAAGCCCGCCGGCGAATCCGCCGACGGCACCGAAACGTCGGTCGATCAAACCGCCGAAGACTTGGGCAGCAGCATCGACACCTCGCCCCCACCGGCGATCCACATCGAGCCGCCCTCGAGCAGCTAG
- a CDS encoding protein kinase — MTNAEQTPSGRALGLPHPGEILAGKYCVEAVLGVGGMAVVVAARHIELDHRVALKILLPRYRANEEVVARFRREARAAVKIKSEHVARVHDVGALDDGAPCLVMEFLEGHDLETLLADQGPLPQETAVDYMLEACEALAEAHGLSVVHRDLKPANLFLAQRSDGKPIIKLLDFGISKVGGVELTRRRSSFGTPHYMSPEQLLAAGQVDYRSDIWSMGAILHELIAGRPPFDSEDLSELQQLIKQGAPRRLSEDVPDAPPGLERVILRCLEKDAKKRFENVAELAAALGPFGSAGHAQIMVERVKGVTETAKNRAAVTDSQQHPAIDGGSVGFLPMAGVQPATETLKASSRSATTDRVDAPIGSRMAIASAVALAAVALAGLYGIAHYRSSAPAPSQISPASPVGVTSPPPTTVEPRDATATAPVATMATPPTITSAPLADMAVPTAATAPNIAAVNSSPKMAPKTKPRAKPRASDK, encoded by the coding sequence ATGACCAACGCGGAACAAACGCCCTCCGGACGCGCGCTAGGGCTCCCGCATCCGGGTGAAATCCTAGCGGGAAAGTACTGCGTCGAGGCGGTCCTCGGCGTGGGCGGTATGGCCGTCGTGGTGGCAGCTCGGCACATCGAGCTCGACCACCGTGTCGCGTTGAAGATCCTGCTGCCCCGCTATCGCGCGAATGAAGAGGTGGTCGCCCGCTTTCGGCGTGAAGCGCGCGCGGCGGTGAAGATCAAGAGCGAGCACGTCGCGCGCGTGCACGACGTCGGGGCCTTGGACGATGGGGCGCCGTGCTTGGTGATGGAGTTCCTCGAGGGCCACGATCTCGAGACATTGCTGGCCGATCAGGGGCCGCTGCCACAAGAGACCGCCGTCGATTACATGCTGGAAGCGTGTGAGGCGCTGGCGGAGGCCCACGGGCTGAGCGTGGTGCACCGCGATCTGAAGCCGGCCAACTTGTTTCTCGCGCAGCGCTCCGATGGCAAGCCGATCATCAAGCTGCTCGACTTCGGCATCTCCAAGGTGGGTGGCGTGGAGCTCACACGCCGTCGCTCCTCGTTCGGAACGCCGCACTACATGTCGCCCGAGCAGCTGCTGGCCGCCGGGCAAGTGGACTACCGCTCCGACATTTGGTCGATGGGCGCGATCCTGCACGAGCTCATCGCCGGCCGCCCGCCGTTCGACTCCGAGGATCTCTCCGAGCTGCAGCAGCTGATCAAACAAGGCGCACCGCGAAGGCTCTCGGAAGACGTGCCCGACGCGCCCCCGGGGCTGGAGCGGGTAATCCTGCGCTGCCTCGAAAAAGACGCCAAGAAGCGCTTCGAGAACGTCGCGGAGCTGGCGGCGGCGCTCGGGCCCTTCGGCTCCGCGGGCCACGCGCAAATCATGGTGGAGCGCGTGAAGGGCGTCACCGAGACGGCCAAGAACCGCGCGGCGGTCACCGACTCGCAGCAGCACCCGGCCATCGACGGCGGCTCGGTGGGCTTTCTGCCGATGGCTGGGGTCCAACCCGCGACCGAAACGCTCAAAGCCTCCTCGCGCTCCGCCACCACGGATCGCGTGGATGCGCCCATCGGCTCACGCATGGCCATCGCCAGCGCCGTCGCCCTCGCGGCCGTGGCGCTCGCGGGCCTCTACGGCATCGCTCACTACCGCTCGAGCGCACCTGCTCCGTCGCAAATATCACCCGCTTCACCTGTCGGGGTGACGAGCCCGCCGCCCACCACGGTGGAACCCCGCGACGCCACGGCAACGGCGCCGGTCGCCACGATGGCAACGCCCCCGACCATCACGTCTGCACCGTTGGCCGACATGGCCGTGCCCACCGCGGCCACGGCGCCGAACATCGCAGCCGTCAACAGCTCGCCCAAGATGGCTCCCAAGACCAAGCCGCGCGCAAAGCCGCGAGCTTCGGACAAGTAG